A stretch of Komagataella phaffii GS115 chromosome 2, complete sequence DNA encodes these proteins:
- a CDS encoding Peptidyl-prolyl cis-trans isomerase (PPIase), binds to the drugs FK506 and rapamycin produces the protein MLTSSLFRRTLTQTCRRTFISSAFSMSQNQEVKIERISPGDGKSFPSTGDLVTIHYVGTLENGKKFDSSRDRNQPFQTYIGVGQVIQGWDQAIPKLSIGEIARLTIPGPLAYGSRGFPNIIPPNATLIFEVELLGIN, from the coding sequence ATGTTAACCTCCTCTCTGTTTAGAAGAACCTTAACTCAAACTTGCCGAAGAACTTTTATATCAAGTGCATTTAGTATGTCCCAGAACCAAGAAGTAAAAATTGAACGTATTAGTCCAGGAGATGGGAAGTCATTTCCTTCCACGGGAGACCTAGTCACAATTCATTACGTCGGTACtcttgaaaatggaaagaagTTTGACTCCTCCAGAGATCGTAATCAGCCATTCCAAACTTACATTGGTGTTGGTCAGGTGATTCAGGGTTGGGACCAGGCCATTCCAAAACTGTCTATTGGAGAGATTGCAAGATTGACGATTCCAGGTCCACTAGCTTATGGATCCCGTGGATTCCCCAATATCATCCCCCCTAATGCTACTTTGATTTTCGAAGTAGAGCTTTTGGGGATCAATTAG
- a CDS encoding Protein with a role in urmylation and in invasive and pseudohyphal growth has protein sequence MAFTDSDATSQRISTSQNICQRCKNMGSICFSRKEYFCKDCFLRFIRGKQRKLMMEDKFKVQYPQKGVESVSQNVMLALSMGSSSLVLFDILFNLLLEQTKTHRGRQGFHLKVVIVDESTLSDSDYSVRDKVEELKEAYGIDHNCPVDVSFKIVDPNQFILDSDQVGSILIDNDFQSYITGNNSEDTKKLTITEILDQTPNRSSREDILEMVIYQLLIRTCLVINCQTILFGHSMTKLADQVISLTVRGRASLIGKRLTDAVEIHNGSEIHIIHPLRDVLKSEVVHYSEMLQLERFNVMNQKKAADLLKSKVNKSMTVNELTRSYFDSIEGDYSEVVSTVVKIGTKLDQLRSTEHNKRCIVCDIQLSSDPKHWLENITVNEPAPVVTEADINNLRIYSETCLLEDDASKLVMNPGSEVDMCYACLTSLQDIRSAFRWPVARASKEQILDEFTIGDDI, from the coding sequence ATGGCATTTACCGATTCAGATGCCACGTCTCAGAGGATCTCTACTAGCCAAAATATTTGTCAGAGATGCAAGAATATGGGCAGCATCTGCTTTTCTCGTAAGGAATATTTTTGTAAAGATTGTTTTTTAAGGTTTATTAGGGGAAAACAGAGAAAATTGATGATGGAAGATAAATTCAAAGTACAATATCCTCAAAAAGGCGTTGAATCTGTATCTCAAAATGTCATGTTGGCTTTAAGTATGGGTTCTTCCTCTTTAGTTCTTTTTGATatacttttcaatcttttACTGGAACAGACTAAAACTCATAGAGGGCGGCAAGGATTTCATTTGAAAGTTGTGATAGTTGACGAGTCGACCCTCTCAGATAGCGACTATTCTGTGCGGGATAAAGTcgaagaattgaaagaggcTTATGGTATCGACCACAACTGTCCAGTCGATGTATCGTTCAAAATAGTCGATCCCAATCAGTTTATCCTTGATAGTGATCAAGTTGGAAGCATACTTATTGATAatgattttcaaagctaCATAACTGGCAATAATAGTGAAGACACAAAAAAGCTGACCATTACAGAAATCCTAGATCAAACTCCTAACAGATCTTCCAGAGAAGATATATTGGAAATGGTCATATACCAATTGTTAATAAGAACGTGTTTGGTTATTAATTGCCAGACTATTCTCTTCGGGCATTCTATGACAAAATTAGCTGATCAAGTAATATCCCTAACAGTCCGGGGACGAGCATCTTTAATAGGCAAAAGGCTCACTGATGCAGTAGAGATACATAATGGCTCAGAGATTCATATTATTCATCCTCTAAGAGATGTACTTAAATCGGAAGTGGTGCACTATTCAGAGATGTTGCAACTAGAAAGATTTAACGTgatgaatcaaaagaaagccGCTGATCTGCTGAAAAGTAAAGTTAACAAATCAATGACTGTCAACGAATTAACTAGATCTTATTTTGACTCCATAGAAGGAGATTATTCGGAAGTCGTTTCTACCGTTGTTAAGATTGGTACTAAATTAGACCAGCTTCGTTCAACCGAGCACAACAAGCGGTGCATCGTATGTGATATCCAACTCTCAAGTGACCCTAAACACTGGCTTGAAAATATCACTGTTAACGAGCCAGCCCCGGTAGTTACCGAGGCTGATATAAACAATCTTAGAATATATTCAGAAACTTGTCTACTAGAGGATGATGCTTCGAAGCTGGTAATGAACCCCGGCTCTGAGGTGGACATGTGCTATGCATGTTTGACAAGTTTACAAGATATACGTTCAGCCTTTAGGTGGCCAGTTGCTAGAGCATCGAAGGAGCAGATTTTAGACGAATTTACAATAGGTGATGATATATAG
- a CDS encoding Mitochondrial intermembrane space protein that functions in mitochondrial copper homeostasis: MDGEDRDSDILDKEKINFTKGSKDQFKYYPDTPTREKLERALLLKDPTKFYDPCAESAKMATRCMERHDQDYKEVCYEFFQAYRECKKDWLEMKKRL; encoded by the coding sequence ATGGATGGAGAGGATAGAGATAGTGACATTTTAGATAAGGAGAAGATAAATTTTACAAAGGGTAGCAAAGATCAGTTCAAGTATTATCCTGACACTCCAACAAGGGAAAAGCTAGAAAGAGCacttcttttgaaggacCCTACAAAATTCTATGATCCATGCGCTGAGTCGGCAAAAATGGCAACGAGATGTATGGAAAGGCACGATCAAGACTACAAGGAAGTTTGCTACGAATTCTTTCAAGCATACCGGGAGTGCAAGAAAGATTGGCTcgaaatgaagaaaagattatAA
- a CDS encoding Component (70 kDa) of the TOM (translocase of outer membrane) complex, protein MSDQSFWNSTVKFVSSHKAVITLTTIAGASTLAYLYYATNATSKPDSSATGSSKNKKKKSKKQTAPETSNADAPYPVDNEGKPQINEEIIGRLTEDEKNTWAQSLKETGNRAFKSDDYETALEYYNLALLCKKDPAFYSNSSACWACLGDNQKVIEFSTKALELKPDYAKCLMRRAAAYEKIEEYEKALYDLTVLTIYESTIADKSIQSMLERILTKQANYVMEKQLKDFVPQLPSASSIASLLGSFTEDSVSDVFGTEIPEDGSGDKFLYEALQDFKTATADSYEHADVALNQAVSKYADVTVSSDETTKRRAAMAYEYLGQFYFLKNVTAVAQEHLKRAIELSPRPRSHVILALTYIDKDLLNEAEVEFQKAMAINANDPDIYYQRGQLSYLRGDLANASENFETCKRLNPKNVYAYIQLACISYREGKIEEAVERFVQAKRTFPTSPEVPNYYGEILVDKNDTEDAIKQFDIAIKLQRSLSTVSIGALGILNKATILARRNEFPQAIELLEEAIQVDPKSELAAVQLAQIKLQLNQAEEAIVLFEKTAKLARSPEEKQHAISFAEAAKIQARVKKDPALSKRVEEIIAQAQGHQNEATAASA, encoded by the coding sequence ATGTCAGATCAGTCTTTTTGGAATTCGACAGTCAAATTTGTCAGCTCTCATAAAGCGGTCATTACATTGACTACAATAGCAGGTGCTTCCACCTTAGCTTACCTTTATTACGCCACAAATGCCACTTCGAAACCTGATTCTTCCGCCACTGGCTCCtccaagaacaagaagaagaagagcaagaagcAAACAGCCCCAGAAACATCAAATGCTGATGCTCCTTACCCAGTTGACAACGAAGGCAAACCTCAAATCAATGAGGAAATTATTGGCCGCCTAACAGAAGACGAGAAAAACACCTGGGCTCAATCTTTAAAGGAAACCGGAAACCGAGCATTCAAGTCAGACGACTACGAGACCGCTCTGGAATACTATAATCTTGCCCTGTTGTGCAAAAAGGATCCAGCTTTTTATTCAAATAGCTCAGCTTGTTGGGCCTGTTTGGGAGACAACCAAAAGGTTATTGAGTTCAGCACTAAGGCATTGGAATTGAAACCGGACTATGCAAAATGCTTGATGAGAAGAGCTGCTGCttatgaaaagattgaagagtATGAGAAAGCCCTTTATGATCTAACTGTCCTAACCATCTATGAGAGTACCATTGCTGATAAATCTATACAGTCCATGTTAGAGCGTATATTAACCAAACAAGCTAACTATGTTATGgagaagcaattgaaagattttgtaCCTCAATTaccttcagcttcttctatTGCTTCCCTTCTGGGTTCTTTTACTGAGGATTCTGTTTCTGATGTCTTTGGAACCGAGATTCCAGAGGATGGATCTGGTGACAAATTTTTGTATGAAGCTTTGCAAGATTTTAAGACTGCCACTGCCGACTCGTATGAGCATGCGGATGTTGCGTTGAACCAAGCTGTGTCTAAGTACGCTGATGTTACTGTTTCTAGCGATGAGACTACGAAGAGAAGAGCTGCTATGGCCTATGAGTACCTGGGTCAGTTTTATTTCCTTAAGAATGTGACTGCTGTTGCTCAAGAGCACTTGAAAAGAGCTATCGAATTAAGTCCAAGACCAAGATCTCATGTTATTTTGGCTTTGACTTATATTGATAAGGACTTACTTAACGAGGCCGAAGTAGAGTTTCAAAAGGCTATGGCCATCAACGCCAATGATCCCGACATCTATTACCAGAGAGGACAACTTAGCTACTTGAGAGGAGATCTTGCCAATGCatctgaaaactttgaaacatGCAAACGTCTGAATCCTAAGAATGTTTATGCTTATATTCAACTTGCATGTATCTCATATAGAGAGGGTAAGATCGAAGAAgctgttgaaagatttgTTCAAGCTAAGAGGACCTTTCCTACTTCTCCTGAAGTTCCAAACTACTACGGTGAGATTCTGGTTGACAAGAACGATACAGAGGATGCtatcaaacagtttgataTTGCCATTAAATTGCAAAGGTCACTTTCAACGGTCAGTATTGGAGCTCTTGGTATCCTGAACAAGGCCACGATTCTTGCTCGTAGGAATGAATTCCCTCAAGCTATTGAATTGCTAGAGGAAGCTATTCAAGTTGATCCTAAATCAGAGTTGGCAGCCGTTCAACTTGCTCAAATTAAGCTTCAACTCAACCAAGCCGAAGAGGCAATTGTTTTGTTTGAGAAGACTGCTAAACTTGCAAGATCTCCAGAAGAGAAGCAACATGCTATCTCCTTTGCTGAAGCTGCCAAGATCCAAGCAAGGGTGAAAAAAGATCCAGCTCTTAGTAAGagagttgaagaaataATTGCTCAAGCCCAAGGTCACCAGAATGAAGCTACTGCCGCTTCTGCTTAA